In the Fibrobacter sp. genome, one interval contains:
- a CDS encoding AMP-binding protein has translation MSRLYDCIKRYSETFPDNISFTFREGEAYAHISYSQLYEHINTLSSFLTEYKGKTIALIGNNKLEYAVCLLSVICNVGNAFLIDKELSEEDVGSVFAQKKPDLVVVDDDLDFKFENFDVLKFSAIREVLKEKRDFCYDENFSGDLILHTSGTTGVPKCVRLNEQNYFGVIPELNRKWNVTSEQSCMLIIPLYHIYALVSLFHGLYAGINNILEYDYKRLNILLKETKPCLFMGVPLMYNRIKDAIFEKSGKKVKTAIKISNALRKIGIDVRKKIFKEIHEFFGGRYIFGCSAGSVLPYETNKFFNDVGLPVYNVYGMTETSGPIAINYQNHNDYKSVGEILDINRVEIINKDSEGVGSVFVKGGNVFSGYIRDEKKDYFLDGYFDTGDIGYIKGNNLYVIGRKKNILIGDNGKNISPEEINKKILKNNRIHDCNVIMENNRLTAIVNTDLSEDELKRFIAKVNDKLPKYKNIYKFKITDKKIK, from the coding sequence ATGAGTCGATTATATGATTGCATAAAACGCTACAGCGAAACGTTTCCCGACAATATTTCGTTTACTTTTAGAGAGGGGGAGGCGTACGCTCATATCAGCTATAGTCAACTGTATGAGCATATAAACACGCTTTCGAGTTTCCTGACCGAATATAAGGGCAAGACGATTGCATTGATCGGTAACAACAAACTGGAATATGCAGTTTGCCTGCTTTCTGTTATTTGCAATGTCGGGAACGCGTTCCTGATAGACAAGGAATTGAGCGAAGAAGATGTCGGGAGCGTATTTGCACAAAAAAAGCCGGATTTGGTTGTCGTTGACGACGACCTGGATTTCAAATTTGAAAATTTCGATGTCCTGAAGTTCAGCGCCATAAGGGAAGTTCTAAAAGAAAAGAGGGACTTCTGTTACGATGAAAATTTTTCCGGCGATTTGATTCTACATACTTCCGGCACGACCGGCGTGCCCAAGTGCGTCCGATTGAACGAGCAGAATTATTTCGGCGTCATTCCCGAACTGAACCGCAAGTGGAACGTGACCAGTGAGCAGTCGTGCATGCTGATAATTCCTTTGTACCATATCTATGCCCTGGTGAGCTTGTTCCACGGCCTGTATGCCGGAATCAACAATATCTTGGAATATGATTACAAAAGGCTGAATATCCTGCTGAAAGAAACGAAGCCATGCCTGTTCATGGGCGTTCCCCTGATGTACAATCGCATAAAGGACGCCATTTTCGAGAAGAGCGGGAAAAAAGTCAAGACGGCCATCAAGATTTCCAATGCCTTGCGGAAAATCGGGATTGACGTCCGGAAAAAAATTTTTAAGGAGATTCACGAGTTCTTTGGCGGACGCTACATATTCGGTTGTTCTGCCGGAAGTGTCCTCCCTTACGAAACGAACAAGTTCTTCAACGACGTGGGGCTGCCCGTATACAACGTCTATGGAATGACAGAAACATCCGGGCCGATAGCCATCAATTACCAGAATCATAACGACTACAAGTCGGTCGGTGAAATCTTGGATATCAACCGGGTCGAAATCATAAACAAGGACAGCGAAGGTGTCGGAAGCGTGTTCGTGAAAGGCGGGAATGTATTCTCCGGCTACATCAGGGACGAAAAAAAGGATTACTTCCTGGACGGCTATTTCGATACGGGTGACATCGGATATATAAAGGGCAACAACCTGTATGTTATTGGCCGGAAGAAAAATATCTTGATTGGCGATAACGGGAAAAACATCTCGCCCGAGGAGATAAACAAAAAAATCCTGAAGAATAACAGGATTCATGATTGCAACGTGATAATGGAAAACAACAGGTTGACGGCCATTGTCAACACGGACTTGTCAGAAGATGAATTGAAAAGGTTTATCGCCAAGGTCAATGACAAATTGCCCAAGTACAAGAATATCTACAAGTTCAAGATAACGGATAAGAAGATTAAGTAG
- a CDS encoding GNAT family N-acetyltransferase, translated as MYKRIESAKDLPEEWDVLCKDNIYMSRSFMQFMEKVNYCNQSYHLFYKEDKLYSCFMMFERKFNLFIFTKYKVNLPMKFVYLPLSVSHPSIVWNEDKKEVTDVLHRMKGIKILINIGKEELDGFSKGHYLPICVLENKWNTWEEYLGSMRANYRRRILQALKKGECIQYELLKDNKDFTDEWYNLYEQVFDHSEYSLEKLTADFFRNDIAKTVLLKIDGKVEAFIQLIEDRNNDMLIFEFCGYNYEIGHKYDIYYNMMAEIMKYAIKHKFKYVQFGQTAYDAKMKFGAKMYYNYYLLSHSNRIFNWLIKKYNNFLQYKVTDYSFNVFREV; from the coding sequence ATGTATAAGCGGATTGAATCTGCGAAGGATCTTCCCGAAGAATGGGACGTTTTGTGCAAGGACAATATCTATATGTCCAGATCCTTTATGCAGTTTATGGAGAAGGTGAATTACTGCAATCAGTCGTACCACCTTTTTTACAAAGAGGATAAGCTGTATTCCTGTTTCATGATGTTCGAACGGAAGTTCAACCTTTTCATATTTACAAAGTACAAGGTGAATCTTCCGATGAAGTTTGTTTATTTGCCGCTGTCGGTGTCGCACCCGAGCATCGTGTGGAATGAGGACAAAAAGGAAGTGACAGATGTCCTCCATAGAATGAAGGGCATAAAAATCTTAATCAACATCGGCAAGGAAGAACTAGACGGCTTTTCCAAGGGACATTACCTGCCCATTTGCGTTTTGGAAAACAAGTGGAATACGTGGGAAGAATACTTGGGCTCGATGCGGGCGAATTACAGAAGACGCATTTTGCAGGCGCTCAAGAAGGGGGAATGCATTCAGTACGAACTGCTGAAAGACAACAAGGATTTTACGGACGAATGGTACAATCTGTATGAGCAGGTGTTTGACCATTCTGAATATTCCCTCGAAAAACTGACGGCGGATTTTTTCAGGAACGATATTGCGAAAACCGTGCTCCTGAAAATTGACGGCAAGGTGGAAGCGTTTATCCAGCTGATTGAAGACAGAAACAACGACATGCTGATATTCGAATTCTGCGGGTACAATTATGAAATCGGCCACAAGTACGATATCTATTACAACATGATGGCCGAGATCATGAAATACGCTATCAAGCACAAGTTCAAGTATGTGCAATTCGGACAGACCGCCTATGACGCCAAGATGAAATTCGGTGCAAAGATGTACTATAACTACTATTTGCTGTCCCATAGCAATAGAATTTTCAATTGGCTCATAAAAAAGTACAACAATTTCTTGCAATACAAGGTAACAGATTATAGTTTTAACGTATTCAGGGAGGTGTGA
- a CDS encoding radical SAM protein: MKIMLVRPKPHKNSLGLADLMTCEPIEMEYVAALCKRLGHDVVLEDMILEKKSLDTLVKEFGPDVVMFTSYITHVNVIKHYSDLVKGVDARIVTVVGGVHSEVLPDDFKYKNIDYVVGVNGMQNTEILLNALEKNEKPCFKHGEIDKTYRLPMPDREISRRYRKHYDYAYHVPCALLKSSFGCPYNCKFCFCVQITQNQYYERELEQVIDELKLIEEPNVFIVDDNFLVNRNRIITFCKLLDENKIDKKFIIFGRADFIVKNPDMIELLSQHGLDAVFVGIESFKQSDLNDFNKRTDVETGEKASDILYKYNVDLYAGAIVGPDWDKKDFRNFAKWIRRMHIRYVNLQPLVPLPATPIYDVYKDQLLLKREEYEKWDLTHLAILPTKLTPSQYYFEIIRGYFRTTASFSSLRYIRKKCGVKVEIKCFRGAMKMLWHYVKMMWEYRKVGKYEK; encoded by the coding sequence ATGAAAATAATGCTGGTCAGGCCGAAGCCTCACAAGAATTCCCTCGGACTTGCAGATCTTATGACCTGCGAGCCGATTGAGATGGAATATGTCGCAGCTCTGTGCAAAAGGCTGGGGCACGATGTCGTTCTGGAAGACATGATTCTGGAAAAGAAATCCCTGGATACTCTGGTCAAGGAATTTGGGCCCGACGTAGTGATGTTTACGTCGTACATTACGCATGTCAATGTAATCAAGCACTATTCTGATTTGGTGAAAGGCGTCGACGCTCGGATTGTGACTGTTGTGGGCGGTGTGCATAGCGAGGTGTTGCCGGACGATTTCAAATACAAGAATATTGATTACGTCGTCGGCGTGAACGGCATGCAGAATACCGAGATCCTGCTGAATGCACTCGAAAAAAACGAGAAGCCCTGCTTCAAGCATGGTGAAATCGACAAGACGTATAGGCTCCCGATGCCCGACAGGGAAATCTCGCGAAGGTATCGGAAACATTATGACTATGCGTACCATGTTCCCTGCGCATTGCTGAAGTCTTCCTTCGGTTGCCCTTACAATTGCAAGTTCTGTTTCTGCGTTCAGATTACCCAGAACCAGTACTACGAAAGGGAACTGGAACAGGTAATTGATGAACTGAAACTGATAGAAGAGCCGAACGTATTCATCGTCGACGATAACTTCCTGGTGAACAGGAACAGAATAATCACTTTCTGCAAACTTCTAGACGAAAATAAGATTGACAAAAAATTCATCATATTCGGCAGGGCGGATTTTATCGTCAAGAACCCGGATATGATTGAACTATTGAGCCAGCATGGCCTTGACGCTGTATTTGTTGGAATAGAAAGTTTCAAGCAGAGTGACTTGAATGATTTCAATAAGCGAACGGATGTGGAGACGGGCGAAAAGGCTTCTGATATTTTGTACAAGTATAATGTCGACTTGTATGCCGGCGCAATTGTCGGGCCCGATTGGGACAAAAAGGACTTCAGGAATTTTGCCAAGTGGATTCGGAGAATGCATATCCGGTATGTCAACTTGCAGCCGCTCGTGCCGCTGCCTGCGACGCCGATTTACGATGTCTATAAGGACCAACTTCTGCTGAAACGCGAAGAATACGAAAAATGGGATTTGACGCATCTTGCGATTCTGCCGACGAAGCTTACGCCTTCCCAATATTATTTTGAAATAATCAGGGGCTATTTCAGGACCACGGCCAGCTTCAGCTCGCTAAGGTATATCCGCAAGAAGTGCGGAGTCAAGGTCGAGATAAAATGCTTCCGTGGTGCGATGAAAATGCTGTGGCATTACGTGAAGATGATGTGGGAATACAGAAAGGTGGGTAAGTATGAAAAGTAA
- a CDS encoding radical SAM protein yields the protein MKSKRILLIQPTIYDNNHLLVKKDKLYFIGLTMPLLAAECGDDWDVEICIETIEDIPWDTDIELIGIGSMGHSIIRGIEIAKEFKKRGKTVVMGGYMASLVSDEVKQYCDCIMIGDAESYWKEMLNDYLNGTLKPFYTTTVEKLSTPLPRYELVTSKKIGDFLPVQAGRGCPNRCLFCSIACLYKGKYLRREIPEVMRDIRKVKELGFKKFLLIDDNILSDRKYTMDLCNEIKKLHMTWYSQCSIKLAEDPELLKCVADSGCICLSFGLETITPGNLKKMNKSWEDPKDYSRMIRTIIDAGIDVATEMMIGLEDDTVESIKATAKFVIDNKVTAPKFYIITPVPGTPFFEEVKDSKDLVNKDIYTYSPSGPAVKNSKHLTAQEIDEMYWWLYNEVYSIKNIYKRIVFSRSFVRHPFRSMFNLGVNFFYRYHIKHNIAPIII from the coding sequence ATGAAAAGTAAGAGAATTCTGCTGATTCAGCCGACCATATACGACAACAATCACCTGCTTGTCAAAAAAGACAAACTGTATTTTATCGGGCTAACGATGCCCCTGCTTGCGGCGGAATGTGGCGATGATTGGGATGTCGAAATTTGCATCGAGACGATTGAGGATATCCCATGGGATACGGATATCGAATTGATTGGCATCGGCAGCATGGGCCATTCGATTATTCGCGGGATAGAAATCGCGAAGGAATTTAAGAAGCGGGGAAAGACCGTCGTCATGGGCGGTTACATGGCGAGTCTCGTTTCGGACGAGGTCAAGCAATACTGCGACTGCATCATGATTGGCGACGCGGAAAGCTACTGGAAAGAGATGCTGAACGACTATCTGAACGGGACGCTCAAGCCGTTCTATACCACGACGGTCGAGAAGCTTTCGACTCCGCTTCCCAGATATGAACTCGTCACGAGCAAAAAGATCGGGGATTTTTTGCCGGTCCAGGCGGGGAGAGGTTGCCCCAACAGGTGCCTGTTCTGTTCGATCGCCTGCCTGTATAAGGGAAAGTACCTGAGAAGGGAAATTCCTGAAGTCATGAGGGACATCAGGAAAGTCAAGGAATTGGGATTCAAGAAGTTTCTCTTGATAGATGACAATATCTTGTCGGATCGAAAGTACACGATGGATTTGTGCAATGAAATCAAGAAACTGCACATGACGTGGTACAGCCAGTGTTCCATCAAGCTTGCCGAAGATCCCGAACTGCTGAAATGCGTTGCCGATAGCGGCTGCATCTGTTTGAGCTTCGGGCTGGAAACGATTACGCCGGGAAACCTCAAGAAGATGAACAAGTCTTGGGAAGACCCGAAGGACTACAGTCGGATGATTCGGACAATCATCGATGCCGGTATTGATGTCGCGACAGAAATGATGATAGGGCTTGAAGACGATACCGTAGAAAGTATAAAGGCTACTGCGAAGTTCGTCATAGACAACAAGGTTACGGCACCCAAGTTCTATATCATCACTCCGGTTCCGGGAACGCCGTTCTTCGAAGAAGTGAAGGACAGCAAGGATCTCGTCAACAAGGACATCTATACCTACAGCCCGTCCGGGCCTGCGGTGAAAAACAGCAAGCATTTGACGGCCCAGGAAATAGACGAAATGTACTGGTGGCTCTATAACGAGGTGTATTCCATCAAGAATATTTATAAGCGCATCGTGTTCAGCAGGAGCTTTGTGCGGCATCCCTTCCGCTCAATGTTTAACCTAGGCGTGAATTTCTTTTATAGGTATCACATCAAGCATAACATAGCGCCGATTATTATTTGA